DNA from Thermodesulfobacteriota bacterium:
GGACCTGGAATACCTATGCGGCTTCAACCTGGACCGCCGCGCCTTTCAGGAGTGGAACTGCGTCACCGTGGTGCCCGGGGCGGTGGGGGCGCTGCGCCGCGCAGCGGTGCTGGCCGCCGGCGGCATCTCCCCCGATACCCTGGCCGAGGACACCGATCTTACCCTGACCCTGCACCGCCATGGCCAGCGGATCGCCTATGTGCCGGAGGCGTTGGCCTGGACCGAGGCGCCCCTGGCCATCGGCGCCCTGGCCTGCCAGCGCTTCCGCTGGGCGTTCGGGGTGTTGCAGTGCCTGTGGAAGCACCGGGACCTGGTCTTCCACCCCCGGGCCGGGGCCCTGGGCTGGTTCGCCCTGCCCGGGATCTGGTTCTTCCAGATCCTCCTGGTGGCGGTGGGCCCCGTCGCCGATGTCCTGCTCCTGGGCTGCCTGCTCACAGGGGCTGGCGGCAGCATCTACCTCTATTTTCTGGTCTTCCTGGCCATGGATCTCATCCTGGCGGCGCTGGCCTGCTTTCTGGAAGGAGAGCCCCTGGCCCGGGCCTGGCGGATGGTCCCCATGCGCCTGGTCTACCGCCCCCTGCTGGCCTGGGTGGTCTGGCGGGCCGTGCTCAGGGCGGTTCAGGGGGTCTGGGTGGGCGGGGGCAAGCTGGAGCGCACCGCCACGGTGACGGCCCGGGCGTAGTCCCAGGCCAGGGACACCGCCATTCGACCCTTGCCCCGGCAGGGGGCAGGGCACGACAACGGAGGAGGGATCATGCAGAAACAACCGGAAGGGGCCGCCCGAGTGGTCGCTGTCCCTGCCCCGGCCCGGCCCCGGATCAGGCTGCGCCACGACCGCATCCGCCTGTCGGTGCTCTTCGGCGCCGCGGTCTTCGCGGGCTATCTCCTGGCGGGCTGCGCGGATGAGCCGCCGGCCCCCGGTCCGCCGGCCCCGTCCGCTGCCCCCCTGGCGGTGCCGGCCGCCGGCGCCTATCTGGGCGCCTACATCGACTTCGGCGAGGCCGAGGATACCGTCACCCTGGAGGCCATCGAGGCCTATGAGACCCTGGTCGGCAAGCATCAGGCCATCATCGCCTCGTCGAGCTTCTGGGGGGAGGAGAGCTTTCCCCAGAAGAACCTGGAGCTCATCGCCCGGCACGGCGCCGTGCCGCTGGTCTACTGGTCGCCCTGGGACCGGCCGTACAGCCAGAGCCAACCTCCCGACCGCTTCCGTCTGGACGCCATCCTGGCCGGGACCTGGGATGGCTACCTCGACCGGTGGGCCGATGGCGCCCGGGCGTACGGGCGGCCAATCCTGGTGGCCTGGGGCCTGGAGATGAACGGCCACTGGTTCCCCTGGTCCGGCTGCCATTACGGCGGCGGCACCCCGGCGCCCGCCGGCGGCTTCGCCGGTCCGGCGCTGTACAAGGCGGCTTTTCGGCATGTGGTGGACCGGGTGCGGGCCCGGGGGGCCGGAAACATCCAGTGGGTCTTCCACGTCAACCACCTGAGCTTCCCGGCGGAGCCCTGGAATGCCTTCGCCCAGTACTATCCGGGGGCGCAATACGTTGACTGGCTGGGGGTGAGCATCTACGGCAAGCAGTTTGCCGCCAGCGACTGGCTGACCTTCCGGCAGGCCAGCGAGGCCGCCTTCCGGGAGCTGGCTGCGCTGGACCCGAGCAAGCCGATCATGGTGGCCGAATTCGGGGTGGGGGAGTATCCGCAGGCGGGCAGCAAGGCGGACTGGCTGCAGGAGGCGCTTGCGGTGATGCGCGACGAGCAGCCGCGGGTCAAGGCTGCGGTGTACTGGCACGAGCGCTGGCAAAACGCCGACGAGAGCTACTCCAACCTGCGGGTCAACTCCTCGCCGGCTGCCCTGGCCGCCTTCCGGGAGCAGGTGTCCGACCCCCACTGGCTGCCGCGACCGCAGCTGGCCCCGGCCTCCCGCTAAGCTGGCGACTCCTGGGAGACCGGCAGCCAGGCCTCGAAGCAGGCCCCCTGCCCGGGCTGGTTGAAGAGGTTGATGCCGCCCCCCAGCCGCTCCATGATCTGGAGACAGAGGTGCAGGCCGAGACCGGTCCCCTTCCCGGATGGCTTGGTGGTGAAGAAGGGATCGAAGATGAAGGCCACCTGGTCCGGCGGCACGCCGGTGCCGTTGTCCTGGACCCGGACAACGACCCGCTGCTCGACCAGGGCGGTGGACACCGTCACCGCGCCCTGGAAATCCGGGGTCACGGCCTGTTTGTCCTCCACCGCCTGGCGGGCGTTGGCGAGGAGGTTCAGCACCACCTGCTCCAGCTCGCCGGCCACCGCCGAGACCGCCGGCAGCTCGCTGGCGTATGCCTCCACCAGCTCGATACCCCGAGCCCGGAACTGGTGCCGGCACAGGGACAGGGCGTCCTGGGCCACGGCCTTGACGTCCACCGGCTGGCGGCTGGCATCGGTGCGGCCGAAGCTGCGCACATGCTCGATGAGCCGGCTGATGCGCTCGACGTTGCCCAGTACCCGGGGGATATCCTTCTCCAGCATGGCGGCACTGTCCAGGGAGCCCCGCCGCAGCCGGGCGGCCCAGGCCTGCAAGGTGACGCTGATCACCGACAGGGGCTGGTTGATCTCGTGGGCCATGGCGGTGGCCATCTGGCCCAGGGCGGCCATGCGGCCGCTGTGGGCCATGGCCGCCTGCCGGGCCTCCCGCTCCTTCTGCAGGACCAGCGCCTGCTCCGCCTTCTTGAGCTGGGTGATGTCCCGGAAGTCCTCGATCATGCCCAGGAGCCGGCCCTCCGGATCCCGGAACGGACGAACGGTCAGCAGGCAGGGGAAGACCCGGCCGTCCGGGGCGACCTTGTCCACCTCCATCTCCACATGCTCGTCCCCGGCCATGATCCGGGTCAAAGGACAGTCGCCGGTGCGGCACATGGTGCCGGGCATGACCTCGTGACACGCCCGCCCCTGCCAGTCGTGATCGCCGATCCCCAGCATGGCCAGGTAGGTGCGGTTGGCCCGCAGCATGCGGAATTCCGTATCCACCACCCGCATGCCGCCGGCTGCGGTGTTGAAGATCTGGTCCAGCTCCCCGTACGAGCGGTTGATGGCGTTCTTCAGGCGCAGCACGTGCAGGCCCGCGCCGACCACGCTGAGCAGGAGGACCATGAAGCCGAGAATCACCGGCCAGTAGGTTCGGGCCACCTGGGCCAGGTCCACCCGGTCCAGATCCTGGTAGGGGCCCAGGTGCAGCTCCCGCAGGCAGTCGTGCACCGGCTGGTAGTTCGAGGGGATGGTCCAGCCGGCGCACTTGGCCGCCCTGGCTGCCGGAGAGTCGGCAGGCATGGCCAGGAGGGCCACGGCCACCTTTTCGGCCAGGCCGTCCGGGGTCTGCCGCAGCTTGGCCATGGGCCACTCGGGATAGGCGCGGGTGGAATGGGGAAAAGGCAGGGACTCGCCATCTGGCACATGATCGTGGATGACCCTGAGATCCGCCAGGCGGATCTTGCCTTCCGCCTCCATCTTTTCCAGGGTGTCGGTCCGGACGCAGCCAACATCCGCCTCGCCGTTCAGAACGGCCAGCACCACCTCGTCGTGGGTGCCGGCAAAGCGGAGTGACGCGAAGTCCCGCTCCGGCCAGATCCCCTTCGCCCGCAGCTCCCGCAGGACCATCAGCCAGCCGCCCAGGGAGGTGGGGTCCACGGCCTGCACCCTCTTGCCCCGGAGATCGGTCATTTTCTGGATATCGTGCCGCTCCTGCCGGCAGACCACGAGACCGCCGAACAAGGCGTGGCTTTGGCCCCGATTCCAGTTCTTCAGGGAGGCGATGCGGCTGACCCCGTACCGGGACTCGATCTCCACGTAGATGCCGGAATTGACCAGGATGAAATCGACCCGCCCGGCTGCCGCCACCGCATCGATCTCCTCGAAGGCCAGGGGCACGATCCGGAAGCGCACGCCCGGGATGCTGGCGGACAGATAGTCGGCGGTGGCCGCCCAACGCTCCAGGCATTGCTGGCGGCCGCGGTTGGCCAGCACACCCAGCCGCACCTCCGCCTCTCCAGCCCAGCTGAGGGGGCTTACGCCCAGCAGGAGCCAGCCCAGGATCAGGCTGCAGACGAGAGCACACCGGCGCTTCATGATCACGATTCCACACCAAGTCTGGAGGTTACCGGTCCTTCCCTGAGCCCATTGGTATGGTATACGCTGGCCGGCCGGCCCCTGTCAATCGCCCCGCTACCGCCGGACCGCGCCGCCGCTCGGCCCTCAGCCGGCGGCGATCAGAAAGACACCGGCAACGATCACCGCCGCGCCCAGGAGGCGGCTGGCGGCCTGCGGCTCGCGGAAGAAGAGCCAGCCCCACAGGGTAGACAGGAGAAGGCTCACCCGCTTGACACCGATCATGTAGGCCACCGGGGCCCGGCTGACGGCAGCGAAATGGGCCACCGCCATGACGGCGACGGTGATGCCGATCGCCAGACCCAGCCCGGGCCAACGGCAAGCCTCCTGCCGCACCTGCGGCCGGCTTGCGGCCCAGGGGGCCAGCGCCAGCGCCACCACCGGGGCGTAGAAGCCGGCCACGAACAGGGGCGAGGAATGCTGGATCAAAAGCTTGCCCAGGGTGGCAGTGAGGCTGAAGAGGACCGCCACCAGGACCATCAGCCGGGAGCCCGGCTCGCGGCCGATCGCCCGGATCGGCTCCAGAAGGCCGGTGCGCGCCTGCCCCAGGTTGAGGACATAGATGCCGGTAGCCACCGCCAGCACCCCTGCCGCCCCCTGGGCAGAAACCTCTTCACCCAGGATCAGGCGTGGCACCACCAGGAGGAAGACCGGCGTCAACCCCAGGAAGGGAATGGTCAGCCCCAGGGGAGACAGGCGGATGGCCCGCAGATAGAGGAGCCAGGCGGTGATCTCCAGCGGCAGTGCCGCCGCCAGGGCCAGCCAGAAGACCCGGTCCAGGGACGGCCACTCCACGGCCAGCAGCGCCGCGAGACAAAAAGGGGCCGCGTAGAGGAAGCGGATCCAGACATTGGCCAGATCCGAGACCTCCCGGCTGAGCCGTTTGGACAGGACGTCACCGGCCGACTGTCCCAGGGCCGCCACCAGTGCAAGAAAAAGCCAGCTCATCCCCGTAGGGCCCTCAAGAAACATCGGCCACCAGAGCGGACTTCCGGCGTTTCATCCATTCGGATGCGCCCCGCATGGCAACTCTCGCTGATCACGCCGCCCCGGTTGACGGCAGGTCCCCATTTCCGGTATGACCCAGAAAGAACCGCCGCGCCGGCCGGTCCGGTCCATCCAGCCCCGGCGTCCCAGGACTCCCACCGGTCCAGTCCCAGACCCAATCTGTCCCTGGAGGCAATCCCATGCCCATGCCCCGCCTGCTGATGCCCGTGGCCGCCCTGGCCCTGCCCCTGTCCTTGGCCGCAGCGGCTGCGGCCGCCGAGCCGGCCACCGGCCAGGAGCCGCACCTGGCCAACGTCACCCAGCTCACCACTGACGGCGACAACGGCGAGGCCTACTTCTCCTGGGATGGCCGCCGCCTCATCTTCCAGTCCAACCGGGGGGATCGGGGCTGCGACCGCATCTGGACCATGGCTACGGACGGCAGCGACCTGCGGCTGGTCAGCCCGGATCACGGCGTCCACACCTGCTCCTTCTTCTTCCCGGACGGCCGGATCGTCTTTGCCAGCACCAGCCACCTCCCCGGCGACTGCCCGCCCCGCCCGGCACCGCCGGCGGGCAGCCACTACGTCTGGCCGCTCTTTCCGTACGACATCCTTGTGGCCCAGGCCGACGGCTCTGACCCCAAACGGCTCACCGACAACCCGGGCTACGATGCCGAGCCCGTCGTCTCGGCGGACGGCCGTCACATCGTCTTCGGCTCCCAGCGGGACGGTGACTTTGACATCTACCTCATGGATGCCGATGGCAGCAACGTCCGGCGTCTCACCGACCGGGTCGGCTACGATGGCGGTCCCTGGTTTTCGCCGGACGGCACCCGGATCGCCTGGCGGGCCTGGTACCCGGAGACCGCCGAGGAGCTGGCCCAGTGGCAGCAGTGCCTGGCCGGCAGCTACATCGTGCCCTTTCCCCTGGACATCTGGGTGATGAGCGCCGACGGCTCCGGCAAGACCCGGCTGGTGGCCAACGGCGCCACCAACTGGGCGCCCTCCTGGCACCCGGACGGCCGGCGGCTGGTGTTCTCCAGCAACATGGACGACTGGCGGCCCGAGATCAACAAGTTCGGCGGCAACTTCGAGCTCTACCTCGTCAACAGCGACGGCACCGGTCTTGAGCGCCTGACCTTCAACAAGACCTTCGACAGCTTCCCCATGTTCTCCCCGGACGGCCGCAAGCTGGCCTTCGCCTCCAACCGCAACCCGGAAAAGCCCCGGGCCACCGACATCTTCATCGCCGACTGGGTGGAATGATGCCACACCACATACGCCTCAGTCCGCTGCCGGCCGCCCTGCTGCTGGCCGTCCTCGCCGGCCTGGCTGCCGTGCTGCCCGCCCAGGCCGCAGCCCCGGTGCACCATGACCTGGCGGTGCAGCTGTCGCCCGCCGAGCATCGTCTTGCCGCTAACGACACCATCACCTTCCCGGATGGGACCCCCCTGGAGGTGGAGATCCTCCTCCATGCCGGACTCAATCCCGGCACCACCACCCCGGGCGCCCGGCTGAGCCCGCTCCCGCCGCAGCCGGAGGACGAGCCCCTGGCGCCCTACCGGCTGACGCGACCCGCCGGCGGAGGGCCGGTGACCTTGACCTACAGCGGGTCCATCGACCACGATCCGGCGGCCGAGGGCCGGCAGTACGGCCGCAGCGTTGCCAGCTCGCCGGGCACCATCCGGCCGCAAGGGGTGGTGCTCCATGGCGGCTCGGGCTGGTATCCGCTGTTGCCGGAGCAGCCGGTGAGCGGCCGGGTGCGGGTGGAGCTGCCGGCCGGCTGGCAGGCCGTGGGCCAGGACCGGCGACTGGAGCGGCAGGCGGACGGAGAACGGGTCATCACCGCCTGGCAGGTGACCTCTCCCCAGGAAGAGCTCTACCTGGTGGCCGGCCCTTTCGTGGAGACCAGCCGGCCGGCAGGCGGGATCACCGCCTTCACCTTCCTGCGCCAGGACGATCCTGAGCTGGCCTGGCGCTACCTGGACGCCACCGCCGAGTACCTGACCCTCTACCAGGGCCTTTTGGGACCGTACCCGTATGCCTCTTTCTCCCTGGTGGAGAACTTCTGGGAGACCGGTTTCGGCATGCCGTCCTTCACCCTGCTGGGGTCGAAGGTGATCCGCTTCCCCTTCATCCTCACCTCGTCCTATCCCCACGAGATCCTCCACAACTGGTGGGGCAACGGCGTCTTCATCGACTTTGCCCGCGGCAACTGGGCCGAAGGCCTGACCGCCTATCTGGCCGATCATCTGCTGAAAGAGCAGGGGGGCACGGATGCCGCCTACCGGGAGGCCACCCTGCACAAGTACACCGACTACGCCGCCTCCGGCCACGACCTGGCCCTGACCGCCTTCCGCAGCCGCCACAGCGCTGCCACCGAGGCGGTGGGCTACGGCAAGGCGCTGATGCTCTTCCACATGCTGCGCCGCCAGCTGGGGGATGAGGTCTTCCTGGCCGGGCTGCGGGATTTCTTCGCCAGCCGCACCTTCCAGGTCGCCTCCTGGGCTGACCTGGAAGAGAGCCTGTCCCGCGCCGCCGGCCGGGATCTGGCGCCGTTTTTTCGCCAGTGGCTGGAGCGGACCGGGGCGCCGGAGCTGACCCTGGGGCCCACCTCGGTGCGCCCGGACGGGACCGGCTTCCTGCTCCGGGCCAAGCTCCTCCAGACCCAGACCGGGGAGCCCTATGCCCTCTTCGTGCCGTTGGCCGTCACCCTGGAGGGGGAGGAGGAGGTGCTCTGGCAGGAGGCGGCCATGAGCGGCCGGCAGCTGGACCTGGAGCTGCGGGTGGCGAAGAGGCCCCTGCGCCTGGAGGTGGATCCCCTTTTCGATCTCTTCCGGCGCCTGGCGAAGGCCGAGATTCCGCCAGCCTTTTCCGAGGCCCTGGGTGCGGCGGAGACCCTTTTTCTCCTGCCGGCGGCAGCTGCCGTCCAAGCCGGCGCGGCGTGTCAGGAGCTGGCCCGGGCCTGGACCGACGGCAGCACCGCCGCGGTCACC
Protein-coding regions in this window:
- a CDS encoding glycosyl hydrolase, with product MQKQPEGAARVVAVPAPARPRIRLRHDRIRLSVLFGAAVFAGYLLAGCADEPPAPGPPAPSAAPLAVPAAGAYLGAYIDFGEAEDTVTLEAIEAYETLVGKHQAIIASSSFWGEESFPQKNLELIARHGAVPLVYWSPWDRPYSQSQPPDRFRLDAILAGTWDGYLDRWADGARAYGRPILVAWGLEMNGHWFPWSGCHYGGGTPAPAGGFAGPALYKAAFRHVVDRVRARGAGNIQWVFHVNHLSFPAEPWNAFAQYYPGAQYVDWLGVSIYGKQFAASDWLTFRQASEAAFRELAALDPSKPIMVAEFGVGEYPQAGSKADWLQEALAVMRDEQPRVKAAVYWHERWQNADESYSNLRVNSSPAALAAFREQVSDPHWLPRPQLAPASR
- a CDS encoding PhnD/SsuA/transferrin family substrate-binding protein translates to MKRRCALVCSLILGWLLLGVSPLSWAGEAEVRLGVLANRGRQQCLERWAATADYLSASIPGVRFRIVPLAFEEIDAVAAAGRVDFILVNSGIYVEIESRYGVSRIASLKNWNRGQSHALFGGLVVCRQERHDIQKMTDLRGKRVQAVDPTSLGGWLMVLRELRAKGIWPERDFASLRFAGTHDEVVLAVLNGEADVGCVRTDTLEKMEAEGKIRLADLRVIHDHVPDGESLPFPHSTRAYPEWPMAKLRQTPDGLAEKVAVALLAMPADSPAARAAKCAGWTIPSNYQPVHDCLRELHLGPYQDLDRVDLAQVARTYWPVILGFMVLLLSVVGAGLHVLRLKNAINRSYGELDQIFNTAAGGMRVVDTEFRMLRANRTYLAMLGIGDHDWQGRACHEVMPGTMCRTGDCPLTRIMAGDEHVEMEVDKVAPDGRVFPCLLTVRPFRDPEGRLLGMIEDFRDITQLKKAEQALVLQKEREARQAAMAHSGRMAALGQMATAMAHEINQPLSVISVTLQAWAARLRRGSLDSAAMLEKDIPRVLGNVERISRLIEHVRSFGRTDASRQPVDVKAVAQDALSLCRHQFRARGIELVEAYASELPAVSAVAGELEQVVLNLLANARQAVEDKQAVTPDFQGAVTVSTALVEQRVVVRVQDNGTGVPPDQVAFIFDPFFTTKPSGKGTGLGLHLCLQIMERLGGGINLFNQPGQGACFEAWLPVSQESPA
- a CDS encoding DMT family transporter, which gives rise to MSWLFLALVAALGQSAGDVLSKRLSREVSDLANVWIRFLYAAPFCLAALLAVEWPSLDRVFWLALAAALPLEITAWLLYLRAIRLSPLGLTIPFLGLTPVFLLVVPRLILGEEVSAQGAAGVLAVATGIYVLNLGQARTGLLEPIRAIGREPGSRLMVLVAVLFSLTATLGKLLIQHSSPLFVAGFYAPVVALALAPWAASRPQVRQEACRWPGLGLAIGITVAVMAVAHFAAVSRAPVAYMIGVKRVSLLLSTLWGWLFFREPQAASRLLGAAVIVAGVFLIAAG
- a CDS encoding M28 family peptidase → MMPHHIRLSPLPAALLLAVLAGLAAVLPAQAAAPVHHDLAVQLSPAEHRLAANDTITFPDGTPLEVEILLHAGLNPGTTTPGARLSPLPPQPEDEPLAPYRLTRPAGGGPVTLTYSGSIDHDPAAEGRQYGRSVASSPGTIRPQGVVLHGGSGWYPLLPEQPVSGRVRVELPAGWQAVGQDRRLERQADGERVITAWQVTSPQEELYLVAGPFVETSRPAGGITAFTFLRQDDPELAWRYLDATAEYLTLYQGLLGPYPYASFSLVENFWETGFGMPSFTLLGSKVIRFPFILTSSYPHEILHNWWGNGVFIDFARGNWAEGLTAYLADHLLKEQGGTDAAYREATLHKYTDYAASGHDLALTAFRSRHSAATEAVGYGKALMLFHMLRRQLGDEVFLAGLRDFFASRTFQVASWADLEESLSRAAGRDLAPFFRQWLERTGAPELTLGPTSVRPDGTGFLLRAKLLQTQTGEPYALFVPLAVTLEGEEEVLWQEAAMSGRQLDLELRVAKRPLRLEVDPLFDLFRRLAKAEIPPAFSEALGAAETLFLLPAAAAVQAGAACQELARAWTDGSTAAVTVAGEDTVAELPATGAVVVCGWDNRWRSAVADALQGKGAGLTAQGLTLPSGPVARAEQGVVLAARRGGPAGLPLIWLGVDDPAMAAAVGRKLPHYHKYSYLAFAGAEAKNTGKGRWPVADSPLARLLATGSEKAPPRGRLPQRQPLAQPAASVSGQRLLADVRFLAAPERQGRASGSAGAREAAAFIAGAFRQAGLTPAGDHDDFFQTWEEPATETGEPIRLTNVVAKLPGRGQDPTAAAIVLGAHYDGLGLGPPDAASGGQIHAGANDNASGVAVLLEVARMLGQGARPLARPLFLVAFDGEELGKKGSRHFLAASTALAADRCQAMVNLDTVGRLTQGPVLVLGAEGSPGWQPLLEAAGGRSGVGVACVPVALDSSDQTSFQERGLPAVQLFGGPPLEYHTPADTSERIDPASLVQVASLTLEALQALADRPQPLPAGRMPAAAGAAAGPRRSGIGTVPDFTFAGPGYRLAGVVPDSPAAAAGLAAGDVILAADGSGIAGIKDLAALLRAARPGQSVQLTVERAGSRRQVPVVLADH